The Paenibacillus tianjinensis genome has a window encoding:
- a CDS encoding sigma factor-like helix-turn-helix DNA-binding protein — MMLTQKMESYIFKLAKKGNRKAFGDLIDMYKDSAFTLVHQLMNDPIEAEKIVIRTFLLLHSQLNNLPVEAKPSTVIYQFCIKLCMEKIKSEGKLEKVQENQLPLPEITLNIDMPDLKSKLAHSIHGMPIIHKTVVILKYVMNLSLAEISDILQVNTQNAKTYLRDGREYLSLQLSYQLIQNERINKFDECLQLGF, encoded by the coding sequence ATGATGCTGACTCAGAAGATGGAGAGTTATATATTTAAACTTGCAAAGAAAGGAAATCGAAAAGCCTTTGGCGACTTGATTGATATGTATAAGGATTCCGCCTTTACGTTGGTTCATCAGCTAATGAACGATCCCATTGAAGCAGAAAAAATCGTGATCCGCACCTTTCTCTTGTTACACAGCCAATTAAATAATCTTCCTGTTGAGGCAAAGCCTTCTACTGTCATCTATCAATTTTGCATTAAGTTATGTATGGAAAAAATAAAATCCGAAGGAAAACTGGAAAAGGTGCAAGAAAATCAACTTCCATTGCCAGAAATAACCTTGAATATAGATATGCCGGATTTAAAATCAAAGCTGGCCCATTCCATACATGGAATGCCAATAATCCATAAGACTGTTGTGATTTTGAAGTATGTCATGAATTTATCATTGGCGGAAATCAGTGATATTCTGCAGGTGAATACTCAGAATGCTAAAACCTATCTGAGAGATGGCCGTGAGTACCTAAGCCTTCAGTTGAGTTACCAATTGATCCAAAATGAACGAATCAACAAATTTGATGAATGTTTACAATTAGGTTTTTGA
- a CDS encoding C40 family peptidase, translating to MKRMLLSFLGATVLFGAIATSTYANQTMIESQVSEVIGTPYKYGGSTTTGFDCSGFILHIMDNYKLDLPRTSQTQAKSGSYVAKENLRIGDLVFFNTNGRGISHAGIYMGENKFAHSSSSKGVTISSLSEGYYKNRYVTARRVLGKSIFDKVTSEIH from the coding sequence TTGAAAAGAATGTTACTATCCTTTTTAGGCGCAACGGTATTGTTTGGTGCCATTGCTACTAGCACATATGCTAATCAAACTATGATTGAGAGTCAGGTAAGCGAGGTAATTGGAACCCCATATAAGTATGGTGGATCTACTACTACGGGTTTTGATTGCTCAGGCTTCATATTACATATTATGGATAATTATAAGCTGGATTTACCGCGGACTTCACAAACACAAGCTAAATCTGGTAGCTACGTGGCAAAAGAAAATCTGCGCATTGGGGATCTGGTTTTCTTTAATACAAATGGTAGAGGAATTTCACATGCGGGTATTTATATGGGGGAAAATAAATTTGCTCACTCTTCAAGTAGTAAGGGAGTAACTATAAGCAGTTTATCTGAAGGATATTACAAGAATAGATATGTGACAGCACGAAGAGTGCTGGGCAAATCCATATTTGATAAGGTCACTAGCGAGATACATTAA
- a CDS encoding cation transporter gives MDCPACAATIEKSIEKMSGVQSVRVNYSTAKMQTKVEDTEISEQIEKQVQKLGYSIEPLISLDMQVFNVEGMDCAACAVSIEKHLMKRPDVEQVSVNFSTGKMKIAHQTNVDTIIREVEKAGYRAVPISKAQPSLQPKSFFDGMLLTTLSGITLLLGFVLSLVDVPSILPTILYAASIILGVYKPAKSAFYAVKSG, from the coding sequence ATGGATTGCCCAGCCTGTGCAGCTACGATTGAAAAAAGCATTGAAAAAATGAGCGGCGTACAATCGGTTCGGGTTAACTACAGTACGGCGAAAATGCAGACTAAAGTAGAGGACACCGAAATATCAGAGCAGATTGAGAAACAAGTTCAAAAGCTTGGATATTCAATCGAACCTTTGATTTCTTTAGATATGCAGGTCTTTAATGTAGAGGGAATGGACTGCGCAGCATGTGCCGTCAGTATTGAGAAGCACTTGATGAAACGGCCGGATGTAGAGCAGGTTAGCGTTAATTTTTCGACGGGGAAAATGAAGATTGCGCATCAAACGAATGTGGATACGATCATTCGTGAAGTTGAAAAAGCCGGTTATAGGGCTGTTCCCATTTCAAAAGCGCAACCATCCCTACAACCGAAGTCGTTTTTTGATGGTATGTTATTGACCACTCTTTCCGGAATAACACTCCTCTTGGGATTTGTTCTCTCTTTAGTTGATGTTCCTTCAATACTTCCTACAATCCTGTATGCGGCATCCATTATTTTAGGGGTGTATAAACCAGCAAAAAGTGCTTTTTATGCTGTGAAAAGCGGATGA
- the qoxC gene encoding cytochrome aa3 quinol oxidase subunit III, with the protein MKIDQSLPLEYSTEQNRLNIMGFWIFLGAEIALFGTLFASYFTLVNRTGNGPTGADIFEIIPVMTETVLLLVSSFTIGLGIHAMRLGRQKASVVFIIITLLLGLGFIGVEIYDFIVYMHEGAKLQTSGFTAILFTLLGTHGAHVAFGLVWGLLIIIQIMKRGLTPETTNKTFIFSLYWHFLDVVWIFIFSFVFLKGMM; encoded by the coding sequence ATGAAAATTGATCAGTCGCTCCCGCTGGAATATAGTACAGAACAAAATCGTTTGAATATTATGGGTTTTTGGATTTTTCTGGGAGCTGAAATTGCACTTTTTGGGACATTATTCGCCTCTTACTTTACATTAGTTAATCGAACGGGTAATGGACCTACTGGAGCGGATATCTTTGAAATCATTCCTGTAATGACTGAAACCGTTTTGCTTTTAGTAAGTAGTTTTACAATCGGTTTGGGAATTCACGCCATGCGTTTAGGAAGGCAAAAGGCAAGTGTTGTTTTTATAATCATCACTCTATTACTTGGCTTAGGATTTATCGGCGTTGAGATTTATGACTTTATTGTATATATGCATGAAGGTGCGAAGCTTCAAACAAGTGGATTTACAGCTATTTTATTTACGCTATTAGGGACCCATGGCGCGCATGTTGCTTTTGGTTTGGTTTGGGGACTGTTGATAATTATTCAAATTATGAAGCGCGGGTTAACACCTGAAACAACGAATAAAACCTTTATTTTCTCTCTTTATTGGCATTTTCTTGATGTTGTCTGGATTTTCATTTTCAGCTTCGTCTTTTTAAAGGGGATGATGTAA
- a CDS encoding M56 family metallopeptidase has protein sequence MKYLTLRLPRQTKLALITLGITGVLVIVLLGYNVLHQIQDVPIKSNLLKMISALVADTFTNHIVWELVLNALVIFSLTAFGKNIIQQMRLYRSWNRYVNAYRDLEMFNSVVAKFKLEKIRFVILNETKMIAMTIGFLKPKIVLSSYVLERFDENELEAIIYHELYHYKSRHPLQLFILNVVADCLAFLPVVKELVQHYKVWMELLADRYSIKRMGSEVPISHVLLAVLKNEQLKNQALGVHFANEAINYRLMQLIEPNKKINIPLFNWKKLTASLFMLQVMLSIFIYSCV, from the coding sequence ATGAAATATTTAACTCTGAGATTACCTCGCCAAACAAAGCTTGCATTAATCACCTTGGGAATCACCGGTGTATTAGTTATCGTTTTGCTTGGATATAATGTTTTACATCAAATACAGGACGTGCCGATAAAGTCTAATCTCTTGAAAATGATAAGTGCACTAGTTGCAGATACGTTTACTAATCATATTGTTTGGGAACTTGTATTAAATGCCTTAGTCATATTCTCATTGACGGCATTCGGGAAGAATATTATACAGCAAATGAGGTTATATAGGAGCTGGAATCGATACGTAAATGCTTACAGAGACTTGGAAATGTTTAATTCTGTAGTTGCAAAATTTAAGCTGGAGAAGATTCGCTTTGTCATTTTAAATGAAACCAAAATGATAGCCATGACGATTGGGTTCCTAAAGCCGAAAATTGTTCTTTCTTCCTATGTTTTAGAACGATTTGATGAAAATGAACTTGAAGCAATCATTTATCACGAATTATATCATTATAAGTCACGCCATCCCTTACAGTTGTTTATATTAAACGTTGTGGCTGATTGTCTTGCTTTTCTGCCTGTAGTAAAAGAATTGGTCCAACATTATAAGGTCTGGATGGAACTTCTTGCTGATCGCTATTCAATCAAACGGATGGGAAGCGAGGTTCCCATCTCTCATGTATTACTTGCGGTGTTGAAAAATGAACAATTAAAAAATCAGGCTCTTGGAGTTCATTTTGCCAATGAAGCAATAAACTATCGACTTATGCAGCTAATTGAACCAAATAAAAAAATCAACATACCGTTATTCAATTGGAAAAAGTTGACTGCATCTTTATTTATGCTACAGGTAATGCTATCAATCTTTATTTACAGCTGCGTATAA
- the qoxB gene encoding cytochrome aa3 quinol oxidase subunit I — translation MDFFNRFAVPNPSPTIYASMVAIALAIIAIIVSLTYFKKWGYLWREWITTVDHKRIGIMYLISALIMLFRGGADAIMMRAQTAVPDNTLLGAKEYNEIFTTHGVVMIIFMAMAFIMALMNFAVPLQIGARDVAFPRLNALSYWLYFFGAMLFNISFVIGGSPDSGWSSYFPLAGTEFSASVGTNYYMLALQISGIGTLITGINFITTILKMRAPGMTLMKMPMFTWSALITNLIIVFAFPVLTVALAMGTMDRLFGTNFFTTTNGGMDMLWANLFWVWGHPEVYILILPAFGIYSEIISTFARRNLYGYKSMVISMVAISILSFLVWVHHFFTMGQGALVNSIFSVTTMAIAVPTGIKIFNWLFTLRKGKIVFTVPMLYSLGFIPIFTIGGVTGVMLAMASADYQYHNTMFLVAHFHLVIIPGVVFAMIAGLTYWWPKMFGFMLNERIGKWAFWFISIGVCVTFFPMFISGLNGQARRMYTYSESTGFGIWNMISFIGAIGLLIGFVLIVYNIYYSTRYASRDIPGDPWDARSLEWASSTPVPEYNFAIIPTVNSGEAFWDYKKKGHNLFNGTLEKIHMPNNSGLPFIIGGIFFIWGFAFVFGLWIFATIATVGIFICLAYRSFEQDHGRYITVEEIEKTERNRGGVGI, via the coding sequence ATGGATTTTTTCAATCGATTTGCTGTACCCAATCCAAGCCCTACAATTTATGCCTCAATGGTAGCTATCGCTCTTGCTATAATCGCAATCATTGTAAGCTTAACCTATTTTAAAAAATGGGGATACTTATGGAGAGAATGGATAACTACAGTGGACCATAAGCGGATAGGGATTATGTATCTTATATCTGCATTAATCATGTTATTTCGTGGTGGAGCTGATGCCATTATGATGCGTGCCCAGACGGCTGTGCCTGATAATACGCTACTTGGTGCAAAAGAATATAACGAAATCTTTACAACACACGGCGTTGTGATGATTATATTTATGGCTATGGCGTTTATTATGGCTTTAATGAACTTTGCTGTGCCATTGCAGATCGGAGCTCGAGACGTTGCCTTTCCACGACTCAATGCACTGAGTTATTGGTTATATTTCTTTGGGGCTATGTTATTTAACATCTCTTTTGTCATTGGAGGTTCTCCGGATTCGGGATGGTCTTCTTATTTTCCGCTTGCGGGCACTGAATTTAGTGCATCTGTAGGAACAAATTATTATATGCTCGCGCTTCAAATCTCTGGGATAGGGACGTTAATCACAGGGATAAATTTTATCACAACTATTCTAAAAATGAGAGCACCCGGCATGACCTTAATGAAAATGCCAATGTTTACTTGGTCAGCCTTGATTACAAATTTAATCATTGTTTTTGCTTTTCCTGTATTAACCGTGGCACTTGCCATGGGAACGATGGACCGACTTTTTGGAACAAACTTTTTCACAACGACCAATGGCGGTATGGATATGCTTTGGGCTAACTTGTTCTGGGTTTGGGGACATCCTGAAGTATACATTTTAATTTTACCGGCATTTGGTATTTACAGTGAGATTATTTCAACATTTGCACGACGAAACTTATACGGCTACAAATCAATGGTCATCTCTATGGTTGCTATTTCGATCCTTTCCTTTTTAGTCTGGGTTCATCATTTCTTCACAATGGGTCAAGGAGCATTAGTCAACAGTATTTTCTCCGTAACGACAATGGCAATCGCTGTTCCTACCGGAATTAAAATATTCAACTGGTTGTTCACATTGCGAAAAGGAAAAATTGTATTTACTGTGCCTATGCTATATTCCTTGGGGTTTATCCCTATATTCACAATTGGTGGTGTGACAGGGGTTATGTTGGCAATGGCAAGTGCTGACTATCAGTATCACAATACCATGTTCTTGGTGGCTCACTTCCATCTCGTTATTATTCCAGGCGTAGTATTTGCAATGATTGCTGGGCTCACTTATTGGTGGCCTAAAATGTTCGGATTCATGTTGAATGAAAGAATTGGAAAATGGGCGTTTTGGTTTATCTCAATCGGTGTTTGTGTGACATTCTTTCCAATGTTCATCTCTGGATTAAATGGCCAAGCGCGCCGGATGTATACCTATTCGGAATCTACAGGATTTGGTATATGGAACATGATCTCATTTATCGGAGCAATTGGGCTGTTAATAGGGTTCGTTTTAATCGTATATAACATCTATTACAGCACTCGTTACGCATCCAGAGATATACCTGGAGATCCGTGGGATGCTCGTTCTCTCGAATGGGCCTCTTCCACTCCAGTGCCGGAATATAATTTTGCCATCATTCCAACAGTTAATTCTGGTGAAGCATTTTGGGATTACAAGAAAAAGGGCCATAATCTTTTCAATGGTACATTAGAAAAAATTCACATGCCTAATAATAGTGGGCTGCCATTTATTATTGGAGGTATATTTTTTATCTGGGGCTTTGCATTTGTATTTGGGTTGTGGATTTTTGCAACTATTGCCACCGTCGGAATCTTCATTTGTTTAGCCTACCGATCATTTGAACAAGACCATGGTCGATATATCACAGTTGAAGAAATTGAAAAAACTGAACGCAATCGGGGAGGAGTCGGAATATGA
- the qoxD gene encoding cytochrome aa3 quinol oxidase subunit IV gives MRELFPRKQIMGLVFSLTLTAAALTVYFFDLSFAVGSTILLITAFLQAIIQLSVFMHVGEGEDKKAVYTGLYYGAFVALVTVFGTLLTLIWGYY, from the coding sequence ATGAGGGAACTCTTTCCTCGGAAGCAAATAATGGGTTTAGTATTTTCACTGACTCTTACAGCAGCGGCTTTAACCGTTTATTTCTTTGATCTCTCATTCGCAGTGGGTTCAACGATCCTTCTAATCACAGCATTTTTACAAGCTATTATTCAATTGAGCGTTTTTATGCATGTTGGAGAAGGTGAAGATAAGAAAGCAGTTTATACGGGGTTATACTATGGGGCCTTTGTCGCCCTAGTAACAGTCTTTGGTACGCTTCTAACCCTTATTTGGGGATATTATTAG
- a CDS encoding ZIP family metal transporter, which produces MAMAGLIISLIFFEIIPGSIQEGGLFLTGAGFTIGYLLARQIEKFFQRIVIITNSAQRDIFIQSGILLAFAVALHNFPSGISFGTSLLSTPELAKSLVVTMILHAIPEGMVLGLPFVLASLPPWTMLLTSVIVGFPTAIGTMLGYKFGMIIPGTLSVMLGIAVGTMLYITWFEILKPALKEGGQIRNLFGIFAGIIFGGVYALFL; this is translated from the coding sequence ATGGCAATGGCAGGCCTCATTATCTCTTTAATCTTTTTCGAAATAATTCCGGGAAGTATTCAGGAAGGCGGACTATTTTTGACCGGAGCTGGCTTCACAATTGGTTACCTACTGGCACGACAAATCGAAAAATTTTTCCAACGAATTGTTATCATCACTAACAGTGCACAAAGAGATATTTTTATACAATCCGGCATTTTATTAGCTTTTGCAGTTGCACTTCATAATTTCCCTTCCGGTATTTCTTTTGGTACCAGCTTGCTGAGTACACCTGAATTGGCCAAAAGTTTGGTTGTTACCATGATACTTCATGCAATTCCTGAGGGCATGGTTTTAGGGCTCCCTTTTGTATTGGCAAGCTTGCCCCCCTGGACGATGCTGCTCACGTCAGTTATAGTTGGTTTCCCAACCGCAATAGGTACCATGCTAGGGTATAAATTCGGAATGATTATCCCAGGCACGCTCTCCGTTATGCTTGGTATTGCAGTTGGAACCATGCTCTACATCACTTGGTTTGAAATTTTAAAACCTGCTTTAAAGGAAGGCGGACAAATAAGAAACTTATTTGGTATATTTGCTGGCATAATATTTGGAGGGGTGTATGCACTTTTTCTTTGA
- a CDS encoding ArsR/SmtB family transcription factor, with translation MTINEQKLDMCDIYCYDEKKENRVKQRVEQFETQTISQIFKALADDARLKIVFCLCEEGELCVCDVANIIGCSMATASHHLRLLRNMKLANYRKEGKLVFYSLQDEHLKQLIKLAFQQKEEVEV, from the coding sequence ATGACTATTAATGAACAAAAGCTAGATATGTGTGACATTTATTGTTATGACGAAAAAAAGGAAAACCGTGTAAAACAGCGTGTTGAGCAGTTTGAGACGCAAACCATTTCTCAAATATTTAAAGCGCTAGCTGATGATGCAAGGCTTAAGATCGTATTCTGTTTATGCGAAGAAGGAGAGCTTTGTGTATGTGATGTGGCGAATATTATCGGTTGCTCGATGGCTACTGCTTCGCATCACTTACGTTTGCTAAGAAATATGAAACTTGCCAATTATCGAAAAGAGGGGAAGTTAGTTTTTTATTCATTACAGGATGAACACCTTAAACAGTTGATCAAGCTTGCTTTTCAGCAGAAGGAAGAGGTTGAGGTCTAA
- a CDS encoding arsenic resistance protein, with the protein MITREKLEHQQIWLYVIALIIGGVLGLVSPKVGSSLHITISPILAILLYGMFAQIPFLQLRESFSNRRFIGALLASNFVIAPIVVWLLTQIFPQSSPILVGVYLVLLTPCIDYVIVFTQLGRGNERLILAATPILFVVQMILLPVYLWLFMGEETARIVKVGPFVEAFFFLIVIPLLLAIITQLWAKGKARGKTILNATAWLPVPFMALALIIVVASQIGKVYNDFDVIVYVIPVYILFLILMPFLSRMVAALFRLDVGAGRALIFSSGTRNSLVVLPLALSLPDEWATIASAVIVTQTIVELVGELIYIRIVPSFVLRDVQHKNTRKQQH; encoded by the coding sequence ATGATAACGAGAGAGAAACTTGAACATCAACAAATTTGGTTATATGTAATTGCTCTAATTATTGGTGGGGTTTTAGGATTGGTTAGTCCAAAGGTAGGATCTTCGCTTCATATAACTATTTCTCCAATACTTGCGATTCTTCTCTATGGAATGTTTGCGCAAATCCCTTTTCTGCAATTACGAGAATCATTTTCAAATAGAAGATTCATCGGAGCTTTATTGGCTTCTAATTTTGTAATCGCACCTATTGTTGTATGGCTATTAACACAGATTTTCCCGCAGTCTTCGCCTATTTTAGTGGGTGTGTATTTGGTGCTTTTAACTCCATGTATTGACTATGTAATCGTTTTTACACAACTTGGACGCGGAAATGAAAGGCTTATACTCGCAGCGACACCTATATTATTTGTCGTTCAAATGATCTTGCTCCCTGTTTATTTGTGGTTATTTATGGGGGAGGAAACTGCCCGAATTGTAAAGGTTGGGCCATTTGTAGAAGCATTCTTTTTCCTGATTGTAATTCCTCTATTGCTTGCGATCATTACACAGTTATGGGCAAAAGGTAAAGCAAGAGGAAAAACCATATTAAATGCAACTGCTTGGTTACCGGTTCCGTTTATGGCATTAGCTCTTATTATTGTGGTGGCATCTCAAATTGGGAAGGTTTACAACGACTTTGATGTTATTGTATATGTAATTCCGGTTTATATTTTATTTCTTATTCTGATGCCGTTTTTATCGCGAATGGTTGCAGCGTTGTTCCGTTTAGATGTTGGAGCAGGGAGAGCGCTCATTTTTAGTTCAGGAACTAGAAATTCGCTTGTCGTCCTTCCTTTGGCACTCTCATTACCGGATGAATGGGCTACAATAGCCTCTGCGGTAATTGTTACTCAAACCATTGTGGAATTGGTAGGAGAACTCATTTATATACGAATCGTGCCTTCATTCGTATTACGGGATGTACAGCACAAAAATACCCGAAAACAGCAGCATTAG
- the qoxA gene encoding cytochrome aa3 quinol oxidase subunit II, which translates to MKLRWTIMAILLVFSALLTGCQPLKVLDPKGPQARTTANVIWVSIGTMALVVIVVIILYAFIIRKYRASNQNEDYEPPYIEGSLKLEILWTAIPVLIVAFLSVVTIVSTFKVEAVPKGYSKEPLVIYASSSNWKWHFSYPEEDIETVNYLYIPTNRPIQFKLYSYGPISSFWIPQLGGQKYAMADMVNTLNLAADIPGEYTGRNANFTGEGFAEQTFSVNAVPPEEYDEWVDEVKETAKPITEAKFDELLEPGHLGQSTFTGTHLGFSPPPGSHHSEESNTANESSNESTQGTNDSNPINTNMEGMNHGDSIMGQ; encoded by the coding sequence ATGAAGCTTCGCTGGACAATTATGGCTATTCTACTCGTCTTTTCAGCTTTGTTAACGGGTTGTCAACCACTAAAAGTACTAGATCCTAAAGGGCCCCAAGCTCGAACTACAGCGAATGTAATATGGGTTTCAATTGGAACAATGGCTTTGGTTGTTATTGTTGTAATCATATTGTATGCGTTCATTATAAGGAAGTATCGTGCCTCAAATCAGAATGAGGACTACGAACCACCCTATATTGAAGGTAGTCTAAAACTTGAAATTCTTTGGACAGCGATCCCTGTTTTAATCGTAGCTTTTTTGTCAGTTGTTACTATTGTCTCTACTTTTAAGGTTGAAGCAGTACCCAAGGGGTATTCCAAAGAACCATTAGTGATCTATGCATCATCTTCTAATTGGAAGTGGCATTTCAGTTACCCGGAAGAGGATATTGAAACCGTCAATTATTTGTATATTCCAACAAACAGACCTATTCAATTCAAGTTATATTCTTATGGGCCAATATCAAGCTTCTGGATTCCTCAACTTGGTGGGCAAAAGTATGCGATGGCAGATATGGTCAATACATTAAATTTAGCCGCTGACATTCCCGGAGAGTACACTGGCCGTAATGCAAACTTTACCGGTGAAGGGTTCGCGGAGCAGACGTTTAGTGTTAATGCAGTTCCACCGGAAGAATATGACGAGTGGGTAGATGAAGTGAAAGAGACAGCAAAACCAATCACTGAAGCAAAATTTGATGAGTTATTAGAACCTGGCCATCTAGGACAATCAACATTCACCGGAACCCATTTAGGTTTTTCGCCGCCTCCGGGAAGCCACCATAGTGAGGAGTCTAACACTGCTAATGAAAGCTCAAATGAGTCAACTCAGGGCACAAATGATAGTAATCCAATCAATACGAACATGGAGGGAATGAATCATGGGGATTCAATAATGGGGCAGTAA
- a CDS encoding BlaI/MecI/CopY family transcriptional regulator has translation MQVKKINLNEEGLHRFFGTLETKIMEILWVKGKLTIKQVHEIINNESPISLNAVMTVMVRLSDKGHLHKDSSGKGRNKVTYFSPTQNREQFIIEQTKVVTDGLIEDFGSLMVSHLVDNLDKADPELIDKLVQKLDEMKNQP, from the coding sequence GTGCAAGTGAAAAAAATTAACTTAAATGAAGAGGGCCTGCACCGGTTCTTTGGCACTCTGGAAACAAAGATTATGGAGATTCTTTGGGTGAAAGGAAAGCTTACCATTAAACAGGTCCATGAGATCATTAATAATGAAAGTCCTATATCACTAAATGCAGTCATGACGGTGATGGTACGGCTATCGGACAAAGGTCACCTGCATAAAGATTCGAGTGGAAAGGGGAGGAATAAAGTCACCTATTTCTCCCCGACGCAAAATAGAGAGCAATTTATTATTGAACAGACCAAAGTGGTCACGGACGGCTTGATAGAAGACTTCGGTTCCTTAATGGTAAGCCATCTTGTCGATAATTTGGATAAAGCTGATCCAGAGTTAATTGATAAATTGGTTCAGAAGCTGGATGAGATGAAAAACCAACCATGA
- a CDS encoding divalent metal cation transporter has product MSGKVIMHGFVRFTIPGWLRRVISMLPAVIIVSLGLDPTRTLVISQVALSLILTTPVITLIYFTRRKDLIGI; this is encoded by the coding sequence ATGTCCGGTAAAGTCATCATGCACGGTTTTGTGCGATTTACCATCCCCGGTTGGCTACGTCGTGTTATTTCCATGTTACCTGCAGTTATTATTGTTTCGCTGGGACTTGATCCAACACGAACTTTAGTCATTAGCCAAGTCGCCTTAAGTCTTATCCTGACAACACCCGTTATTACTTTGATTTACTTCACGAGACGCAAAGATCTCATTGGCATCTAA